The Candidatus Campbellbacteria bacterium genomic sequence AACGCCAACTCTTCTTCAACAGATACCGCTGAACCAATTTTTATTTTGATACGCTCTGCTGTTTTTTCTCCAATTGAAAGATTGTAATTTTTCTTTATATAATCAACAATTGCTTGATCAAGCTTATTGCCGGCCGTCTTAACTGATGCACATGTCACAATTCCTCCTAGGGAAATAACCGCAACGTCTGTCGTTCCTCCCCCAATATCAACCACCATACGTCCTTCAGGATCTTGAATAGGAATTTGTGCACCAATAGCTGCCAAAATCGGTTCCTTGATAACATATGCCTGCTTTGCCCCAGCACGTATTGCAGCTTCTACCACCGCACGTCGTTCTGTTGATGTTACTCCCGCAGGAACTGAAATGAGAACGTCAGGTTTCCACACATTCCATTTACCTAATGCCTTGTTGATGAAGTAGCGTAACATCGCCTCAGTCACACGGTAGTCAGCAATCACTCCATCCTTCATCGGTCGGTACGCAATAATATTGTCTGGCGTTTTGCCAATCATTTCTTTCGCATCAATACCAATAGCAAGAATTCTGTTGTCATCTTGAGATACAACAACAACGGATGGTTCATTGAGTACAATTCCTTTTCCAGGAACAAATACGAGCACATTTGTTGTTCCTAAATCGATACCAATTTTTTTTGAAAAGAATGCCATGTTTTTTATTGTGCCATCCGTTCTATTGATACACCAATCGCACGAAGTTTTTCTTCGCACTGTTCGTATCCACGATCTATAAAGTGTACATTATGAACACGCGACGTTCCCTTTGCAACACACGCGGCAATAATGTATGCCAAACCAGCACGTAAGTCTGGCGTATACAACTCACGACCAGTCAACTTACATGGGCCTCGCACGACCGCACGGTGCGGATGAGCAATATCGATTGTGGCACCCATATACACAAGATCTTTTGTATACCCCAACCGCCCTTCAAATATCATTTCCTCAACAATACTTTCACCGTTTGTTTGGGTAAAGAAGACAGTGAA encodes the following:
- a CDS encoding rod shape-determining protein; translated protein: MAFFSKKIGIDLGTTNVLVFVPGKGIVLNEPSVVVVSQDDNRILAIGIDAKEMIGKTPDNIIAYRPMKDGVIADYRVTEAMLRYFINKALGKWNVWKPDVLISVPAGVTSTERRAVVEAAIRAGAKQAYVIKEPILAAIGAQIPIQDPEGRMVVDIGGGTTDVAVISLGGIVTCASVKTAGNKLDQAIVDYIKKNYNLSIGEKTAERIKIKIGSAVSVEEELALRIRGRDVVTGLPREMEIRTNEIVKSTRRELREMVKAIKDVFQETPPELSADIIEKGIVMTGGTSQLRNFPELIYRTTGVRAIVADDALLCVAKGTGIALEHLDTYKKSIIAKR